From Candidatus Chromulinivoraceae bacterium, the proteins below share one genomic window:
- the rpmI gene encoding 50S ribosomal protein L35, producing MPKLKTHKGTAKRIKLTSTGKLTRRRAFGGHMLAKKSKSRKRAINTTAIVTGSMAKNVKRALGV from the coding sequence ATGCCAAAGTTAAAGACCCACAAGGGTACTGCCAAGCGTATAAAGCTGACAAGTACCGGCAAGCTGACACGTCGTCGCGCATTCGGCGGCCACATGCTTGCAAAAAAGAGTAAAAGCCGCAAGCGCGCCATCAACACCACTGCAATCGTCACTGGAAGCATGGCTAAAAATGTTAAACGAGCCCTAGGAGTATAG
- a CDS encoding 50S ribosomal protein L20, with protein sequence MRVKRGVTARAKHKKILKLAKGMQHNRTRSYRLAKQAVIRALQYAYRDRRNKKRD encoded by the coding sequence ATGCGAGTCAAACGAGGCGTCACCGCACGCGCAAAGCACAAAAAGATACTTAAATTAGCTAAAGGCATGCAGCACAACCGCACGCGTAGCTACCGTCTTGCAAAGCAAGCCGTTATTCGTGCGCTACAGTACGCATACCGCGATCGCCGTAACAAAAAGCGTGAT
- the infC gene encoding translation initiation factor IF-3, with the protein MINKSIRINEDIRASELRVVSADGTQLGIMSRAEALKAAEEAGVDLVEISPEAAPPVAKIVDWGKYQYQKMKEQQKNRKSSKASELKQMRFGLKIGSGDLDIKLRKIRGFLTAGHKVRIQIFYRGREMAHKELGYELIDRITGLLEDDAVLEQKPQMAGRNLSIIVRSK; encoded by the coding sequence ATAATCAATAAATCAATTCGCATCAACGAGGACATTCGAGCAAGCGAACTACGAGTCGTAAGCGCGGATGGCACGCAGCTAGGCATCATGAGCCGAGCTGAGGCGCTTAAAGCCGCCGAAGAAGCAGGAGTTGATCTGGTTGAGATCTCACCGGAGGCCGCGCCTCCTGTTGCAAAGATCGTGGACTGGGGTAAATACCAGTACCAAAAGATGAAAGAGCAGCAGAAAAATCGCAAGAGCAGCAAAGCGAGCGAACTAAAGCAAATGCGTTTTGGTTTGAAGATTGGCTCTGGCGATTTAGACATTAAACTTCGTAAGATTAGAGGTTTTTTGACAGCCGGTCATAAGGTACGAATTCAAATCTTTTATCGCGGCCGCGAGATGGCTCACAAAGAGCTTGGCTACGAGTTGATTGATAGAATTACCGGCCTTCTCGAAGATGATGCAGTCTTAGAGCAGAAGCCTCAGATGGCTGGTCGCAATCTGAGCATAATAGTAAGGAGTAAATAA